One Pseudomonadota bacterium DNA segment encodes these proteins:
- the sdhB gene encoding succinate dehydrogenase iron-sulfur subunit has protein sequence MITANEYTFKILRYDAKEPETEPHFEPYNIRVITGLTILSVLLRIRDEIDGTLSFRSSCRSAVCGSCAMVINGKIDLACRTQVATFRSNTIILEPLPNMNVIKDLFVDMTPFWNMYEKVKPYLIRKTPDPEKEIQQSEEERKRIDQNVNCILCASCYGACPVLSRDPDYVGPAALAKLERFALDSRDERSKSFLETVNNDKGVWGCDTLLRCIDACPKDVRPTDSIVGLRKTLVKNKMEKIFGKEKDED, from the coding sequence ATCACAGCAAACGAATATACGTTCAAAATACTCCGCTATGATGCAAAAGAACCCGAGACTGAACCCCATTTTGAACCATACAACATCAGGGTAATAACAGGTTTAACAATCCTTTCGGTTCTTTTGCGTATCAGGGACGAAATCGATGGAACGCTGTCCTTCAGGTCTTCATGCAGGTCAGCAGTCTGTGGCTCCTGCGCCATGGTAATAAACGGTAAGATAGACCTTGCCTGCAGGACCCAGGTTGCAACCTTCAGATCAAATACAATCATCCTTGAGCCTCTTCCTAATATGAACGTTATAAAGGACCTTTTTGTTGATATGACCCCATTCTGGAATATGTACGAAAAAGTTAAACCATACCTCATCAGAAAAACCCCCGACCCGGAAAAAGAAATCCAGCAAAGCGAAGAGGAAAGAAAGAGGATTGATCAAAATGTGAACTGTATACTCTGTGCATCCTGCTACGGAGCCTGTCCGGTGTTATCGAGGGACCCCGATTATGTGGGTCCGGCAGCACTTGCAAAGCTTGAGCGCTTTGCACTCGACTCAAGGGATGAAAGGTCAAAGAGTTTCCTTGAAACAGTGAATAATGATAAGGGGGTATGGGGTTGCGACACCCTTCTGAGGTGTATTGATGCATGTCCGAAAGATGTAAGGCCAACCGACTCCATAGTAGGCCTGAGAAAAACCCTCGTGAAAAACAAAATGGAAAAGATCTTCGGGAAGGAAAAAGATGAAGATTGA
- a CDS encoding Rieske (2Fe-2S) protein: MKIDYSLVTRRTFLNTLFGGWVLALLSGSMYTLFKFAFPTLGKEPDFVVLKATDFLDIPLNSVKPFAWGGKLGLFFKKDNGSTTALKGVCTHMECNVTYKPEDKKFYCACHKGWFDQNGKNIEGPPPKPLELFDVKVESEKLIIARKGFKVELPKA; the protein is encoded by the coding sequence ATGAAGATTGATTACTCCCTTGTGACAAGAAGGACATTCCTGAATACATTATTCGGCGGCTGGGTACTTGCTTTACTTTCCGGCAGTATGTATACACTTTTCAAATTTGCCTTTCCTACGCTGGGGAAAGAGCCTGATTTTGTTGTCCTGAAAGCTACCGATTTCCTCGATATTCCCCTCAATTCCGTAAAACCCTTTGCCTGGGGTGGCAAATTGGGCCTCTTCTTTAAAAAGGATAACGGCTCAACCACTGCGTTAAAAGGTGTCTGTACCCATATGGAATGCAATGTCACCTATAAACCGGAAGATAAAAAATTTTATTGTGCATGTCATAAAGGCTGGTTTGATCAGAATGGAAAAAATATTGAAGGACCACCACCAAAACCTCTCGAACTTTTCGATGTAAAGGTGGAAAGTGAAAAACTGATTATTGCCAGAAAGGGGTTCAAGGTTGAGCTGCCA